The genome window CAGAGGGGTAGCGAGGCCAGGGGGGGCTGGCGAAATGCGAGGAAGTTGCCAAGAAAAATTCCCTGAACAGTCGGGGATAAAACGGAAAGAAATGGCGTTAGACAAGCTGTTCCCTTGTAGAGACCTACCTAAATAACCTCTACTCAATGGGAATGGGATCGGGCTCCATGGTTTTGTTTTGCAAGCCATTTTTAATGTGAACTATAAAATGCCTATTCCCAGCGTTGGCTCGGGCATGGAAATTGAAGCTGGTTAATTATGCTTAGGTGAAGTATTTTTTAGAGGACAGAGCCCATAAATTCTACTGGAGTGCTTTAGCGTTGCAGGTGCTCAgccagcacctttgaaaatctggccataaATAGCTATCTGTAACTGAGAAATGACTGTTCAGATACAATCAGGTTGATCTGACACGTGGGAGTTTTACAGATTCTGTCGTGACATATTTTTTTCTATCGGTTAGCAATTCTTACTCGTAAATGTGTTATTTTGGCTTCTCTGAAACGCTTCTTCTAATTAGCGGTCTATAGCGAAGAACATACAATTTCTTGTATGCTACTTCTCCAGACTTCCCTCTCTTCGCGATGACACTGAAATTCCACTGAATATAAAATAGTGCTGAAATTAGTGTAGAGAATTTAAACAATGACCCCGAAATTGTGTGATTCAACCTGTAAGGTCTGAGCGGGGAGGGGAGTTCTCCACAAGGAATtgatcttattttattttttaccattTACCATAAGTCTTCAAGCGGAAGTCGTAGTATCGAATGGGTACCAGCACCACCTGGCCCTTGATTTTTAGCTTAGTGCATTGATGATAATTaccttttttaatgtaaaaaaaaagtcacttctCCAGTCCCAGCGCCCCAGAGAGATAATACATTATGTACAGACCTAGCTCAAGGTATATAATAGCTTGCTGTATCTTTAGAGGCTGaaggaaataaataaaaacaatgcctTGTTTAAATCCAGGGCAGCAAGCCTGCAAGATATCCCTCCAACCTTTCAAATTTGTGCAGCGTGGGAAGAAGTTAACTATAGTGTGCTTGGGTTTATCAGGGAACAAGAACTATTGACATGTAGCTAGAGGATATTCATGATCGAGCACATTATGAAGGATACTGTCTTCTACAGCACACTCAGCAACATGTGAGAGAGAAGGCGACCATGACTAAGCCAATAGCTAACTTTATATGTAAGGCTTAAACGGCCATTTACTTCCCCGGGAAGAAAAAAGTATATAGCCTTTCCCAGGAATGCATTCCCATTTCTCACGTAACCACCATATATTTTACTTCAGAGCAGGTATTCTGCAATTTAGCGTCCAAAAAGATAATCAGGCTGGAATTATAAAAAGAGTGATTACAAAATCGTCGACACCCTGGCCCATACCGTATACTAGTAAAATTGCCAGAGAGTTGTTCACTTCAGTGGGAGAGTTGCGTGGGGAGGGCAGGATCCGAGCCCCCAGTATTATCAATCTAGCCAAGATTCTTCTTCAAGATTTCCCAATCTCGCCATTTATTTCTGTCAGTggttaataaaaatgaaatactacttgaaatttggcagagaAGAAAGATACTCCATGCTGCAAGTGCCTGTGATGTCCTACATCCCACTCTCTGAATACAGCTGAAGGATCCTTGCCAGGGATTCAGAGATAACTTCCCTCTGGCTCACACTTCGTTAATGCACATTTTATTTGCGTTAGGAATGCATAACATACCATGTGAATAACGCTTAACATTTCTATCCTCACTATTGGTAAATATTATTCCATCCTTCATATTGCTTGACAGACGAATAAAATACAGGATCCCTGAAGATCTTACAGTCCTAAGCGACGTGCAAAATGCATTACAAATTTTAACAGGTCACCTGTGAGGCAGGCAAGCCTTTTTAGCCCAACTTTACAAGTCGGGGAATTGCCCGCGGTCATTTAGCCAACAAGTGACCTAACCAGTAATGTCTCCTCATTCCAGACCTGCCTGCCTCTAAAGAGCATGGAGGGGAGAGATGATGTAAATGAGTCAAATTCTATAAATGTTAAAAATCTTCAAGGTCTTTTATTTTCCACCCCTGGAAATTGCTCTATGCTGAACAGAGATGACTTATCTCCTCTATTGGGGGAAATAAATCCCGTAGTTCTGGGACTTTTTCCAAcaccatcacccccccccccaaaaaaaaaaaaaccccccacacacttggacatcacctttgttttaaCTGATGGTAAACAAAGGCCTAGATGTGTCGAGGCAGCAGAGATCTGACACGTGGCTCGTAGACCGTTAGCTGGAGAAGGAGATGTGAGGATCTAATCTATAGGGAGTGTGAGCTCTTAATGTATTGGGTGTGTGAGCTGGCGGGCACGCTGTTGGACAGTTAGCTGGCAGGGGTCTAGGTGGGGATCTGATGTGTTGCGGCCTGTTGGAGGGTTAGCTGGAGGGCTCCGCTGGGGCGGCCAGGCTGGAGATGCACTGCGGTGCCAGGCGGCACAGAGTAGGGGCGGTTTCTCTTTGCTCATGTtgcttccttcccgcccccctctccccccttctctccccagacGGCTCCTTCCCGATGAGCCAGCGCAGCTTCCCCGCGTCCTTCTGGAACAGCGCCTACCAGCCCTCCTCGGTCCCGGCCTCCCtgagcagcagcctgggcagcccCCTGGCCGCCGCCGCCCACAGCGAGCTGCCCTTCGCCGCGGCCGACCCCTACTCGCCGGCCGCGCTGCACGGCCACCTGCACCAGGGCGGGCCGGAGCCCTGGCACCACCCGCACCCGCACCCCTACCTGGGCGCGCAGGGCTCCGCCtacccccgccccgccgccaTGCACGAGGTCTACGGCGCCCACTTCGACCCCCGCTACAGCTCGCTGCTGGTGCCCGCCGCCTCGGTCCGCCCGCACCGCCTGCCGCCCGCCTCGGCGcccacccccggcagccccccgtGCGAGCTGGGCAAGAGCGAGCCCCCCAGCGCGGCCTGGGCGGCGCCGGGGCCTTTCCCCAGCCCGGCGGGAGACATGGCCCAGGGCCTGGGCCTCAATGTGGACGCAGGTAAGGCCGGGGCACggcctcttcccccgcccctgaCACGTGCCGGgcctggggaggctggagtgGGGAGCAGCCTCCAAACGAGCCCGCCTAGCGGGAAGGCTGCTGCCTAAgggcccgccctgccccagggctgcctgcagggcccTTTCCAGACTTCACCGCCTCCcccggggcagggggaagcacGTCTGCTTTGCTCAGGAGAAAGTGCagcggctccccctccccctggaaaGCTGATCCGCTGGTCTTTTATGTGTGATCAGGTGCCTAGGGGAAGCTTTTTGCAGCTATGTTTTCTCTGGAAAGGTGAGACACATATAGGCCTGGTTTCTAGCTGGGTGAGCACACAAAAATAGGGAATTTATCTTCTCTGGGGCTGGGCACATAATTATGCTGATCACAATGAATGATCCCTCTCATGGCTGGGCTTTAGATCCAACAGGGAGCCACGCCTTTCCCTGGCTAgtttgggtggggtttttttcctctgcttCACCACTGCCTTCCATTCTGGGTAGCCACCACAGTTAGAGTCCCTTCTTTGCTCTCACAAGGAAATGGTAGTGTTTGGCTTTCTCTGTCCTTAAACATCTTGtacctttttttctttccccctttttcccccctctctcaaTTCTCAGGTTTGCAGCCTCAGGATAAAAGCAAGGACCTGTACTGGTTTTAGACCTGTCCTTCACCTCTTCTTCCCCGGGGCTCTCCCCCAGTAAATCTCTGCCTAGTAGAATTGGTGACGTTCAGAGCTGAAATCGAGTCGGTTTGTAACAGCTTCTGATCTTGGTTTTCAGCTCGCCGTTATTCCTTCTGTGGTGGATCTCTCCTGAGCTGATCTGCTGACTCACAGACCCCTGAGTACCCCTTCTTCTCTTCCTTCAGACAAGCCAACCATGGCTCAGCATCTATTCCAGGCATTTCAAGGACAAGAACATGGGAAAGGCAATGGAAATCACGCTACTTGGCATTTCAAGTACAATATCTAAAACATATTGTGGAGGATAAAATTCCTTCTGTTGAAAGAGGAGAGCCaaagaactttttatttaaaCTAGCTCCACACCCAGAACTGTGGTCAGACTccttaaaaaagaattaaataaagtGGGCAGTGGTGTGAAATCACTGACCTTcttaagggagggggaaggaaactgGTTTTTTTGGTGGTGTGAATATTTTTTATGCCAATGAGAATTATTTCTTGAAAGCAGGTTGGGAAGATACTCAGTGCTTTTGAACTGGATTTGTACTTTATAGAACACTAGGAGGAAAAGAAATTTTAATTCATGAACACTTTTGGACTGGTAACAAAACTGGACAGATCTTTCAGCCTGGGCTTATGAGTGGCAAGTGGCTAGTTTGGGCCACCTGCCCTGGGCTTACAGAAATGCAGCTGTTCCAGGGACAACTGTTCAATCTCCAGAAACTTGACAACCAAGGTGGCACTTCTCAGAGTTTGGCACAACAATTGCATTGGAGATATagatatattatatatataaataatttttttacaaTGAATGTTTTATGATGAAAGAAGAAacccttaaaaaaataaagcctGGCAGCCTTAATGGGGAACAACTGGAGCACACCAGAAGGAAAAGCACATTGTGGACAATTGATCTCCATTGCTTCTaatatttctgtgtgtgtgtgtgtgttgtgctgtCATTCGGTCACTTTAATAGTAATTTTTGAGGGTGGGAATAAGGggcatttttaaatgttaaatgttattaaagATGTTTTCTTTTACCCTTTATGTGTTGGTGAAGGCTTAAAGCTAAACAAAAAGGGTAATATCACAAATTGGAAACTTTAGGGTGGAATGGGAAAAACCACCTGTAACATGGACAAAGCAACCCATTATAGTTACTGTGTATTAAAGCTAAACAAATCTTGCTGGTGCAAAATACTTTCTTACATGAGTATTAAAAGAAAGAGTAACAAGTATAGGCTAAAAGGGATACAATAGGGCTTAGCCACAATATGCTATGGTCTCCCTGTATGGTGAATTAATACAAAATAAGCAAGGTGTCATTCTGCAACAAAGCATCCAACTTCTaaaagctggggggcgggggaaggggattgTAAAACTCAGCAATTCCTATTAGATTTGTCAATTCAAAATGCTTGTACATTCACATCAGTGTCAACTAAAACTTTCTAGCCGAATACTTAGAAATGGATCTTGCTTCTCCTGAatttccctccagcactggctgcaATGGAGCTAGATTTACAGAGGAAAATGGGAATCTTAGTAATGAGAATTAATCAAATCATTAGCAGAAAATTTATTTGAGAAATACTTTATTTGAGAACTGTcttcacttagggcatgtctacattaggaaattattttgaaataagtaaaatagaaataataactccGGAACTAACACAatcaaaataagcagcctgttattttgaaataacgggcttggtagtgtggatactccacttatttcaaaacaagggggattatttcaaaataactccttagtgtagaccagagcttagTGTTTTGCAAAAGAGGGGGCATATTGTGGTTATTTTAACCAAATTTTTCCTGTTAGTCTGCTGTAAACCAGAACCCAGACAGGCTGCAGAAAGACAGACTAAGGGATTTATTTTACCATTAAGTCAAAATGGTCACAGGATCCTTCAAAGGAAAGAGGCAGTAGCACTTGGCAAAAACACATAGTAAGAGTTAGTCAAAAAGTGATAGTTTGAGGGGCACAAGGAGAAGGATTTTGTCAACAAATGCTGTGTTTTGGCATTTTGAAAATTCAAAAAACTTCAGCCAACACCAGAATTACATGTGCTTCTTTGAGTATGCTTATTATCTGTCttgttccctctctctcctttctccctgaAAATGATAGTGAGCAGAGCTGGCTGAATTCAGCCAAAATGTATTTGTGAACATTCTTGCAAATAAAACCCTGGCATTCACAACAATGATTTGTGAACATTCATTCAGGGGCTGGCAAGTTTATTTGCAATAAGATTTGTACAAATACAGAATCTGTAAATATCAGTATGAATGTTTGTACTCAAAGTGCCCCTACTCTTATTTATTATTGGTACACTGGTGGCAGCCAATGGCCCCATGTCAGAACTGGGGCCTCATTGACCAGGTGCTGCATAAATCTAAATCTAATCtaaactattataaaaggagaggtgtccgtcatgtctctgtctctcacagagaacatttgagaagacttgcaaagtttctagaaaatgccagaatgagTGAGAAGTGATGAGCGAGGCCTGGATCACTCCCCTCAGGGATTTGGGGCGGGGCTCAGCGGCTCCCCAGCAAGTGGCTAGCAGGTGTGTCAGGGAGCTGGCGGTGGCGGTGATATCCTGCATACCTGTGCCTGCTGGGGTGGGCGACTCGTGGGCCAGGGCCCCGCGCTGTGTCCTGGGGGCAGCCTGTCTGGCAGGTCAGGACAGCACAGCATAGCAGGGAGAAATGCCTTGTGGTCCatcaagcagctgctgctgcagcacgaTGACTTCTCTGAGCAGCACGTTGGCCCCATGGACAAAGAGAAGCGGGAGATGCTGTGAGTGGTGGGACTGGCGGTAGGTCCCTGTCCACCGCACTCTGCCTACCCCTCCCTCGACCCCCCTCAGCTAGTGGCCCCCAGGTTTTCCCGTGCCCAGCCCTCCCCTGTGCCTACCCCCAGTGCCACCCGCTTGCCTGCCCCACCTCACTGCTGCATCCTCCTGTCTCTGCTGCCTGTCAGCCTGCTGCACAACAGCTGTGAGGTGGGGCTTGGCTAGTATAAAGTAAAAAAACAACGATAATGATTTTCTTACCATTTACATTGATACAAGCCCTGATCCCGCAAAAgacatgcttaactttatacactggggctgtgtctagactggccagtttttccggaaaatcagccgcttttccggaaaaacttgccagctgtctacactgtcggcttgaatttccgcaaaagcactggcttcctactgtaagaaatcagtcttgcggaaatattattctcccgttcaggcaaaagtcccttttgcacaaagcttttgcgcaaaagggccagtgtagacagctcagatttgttttccgcaaaaaagccccgatcgcgaaaatggcgatcggggcttttttgcagaaaagcgcgtctagattggcacggacgcttttccacaaaaagtgcttttgcggaaaagcgtccgtgccaaactagatgctctgttctgaaaatcttttccgttaaaagcatttccggaaaatcatgccaatctagacgcagcctggatgtagtttgttgacttcagtgggactacttgctGTGCATAAACTTAAACACATGCCAGATTGGAGCCTTAGAGTATAAAAACtgaggagaaaaaatgttcttatgACACGTTTCTATAGTATCTAGCACAATAGAGCCCTTAGTGCTACAGAAATAATTTTTGTGGCGAGTTAGCTGTTTTGGGATTATTTGCATGGCAGATTCATTGGAAAAGCATGAATGGTTGCATATAATCTGTAAATGTGATCGCTATCGCTTTCTGCTTAATAAATCATAGGCTACCCAGTTTTAAGTGAACAGACCCATAATGTCCAGGGCAGTGGCATGAAGCGATAACACTCACATAAATCATATTGTGAACTCCCTATAGGATATTCACACTGTCTGATAGCAGACCAACTAAGTATAACcaagaaattaataaaaatcagaaCATTTTCACAGAGATTTCCAAAAAGGAAACACAAGTAAATTTCACTTAATAAACTGTTTGTTTCAATTAGTTTATCGTGAGTATAGAGTGAGTCTAAAACAGTTCAATGTATATAACATTTAACAGTTCAAGGGTTAATACTCCGGGTATCTTCACAaaagattttttcttttctttttactaaTGAAAATTGAGGACATTTTGCACAATAACAAAACATTGTTCTTTGGTAATATTTTTAGGCGCTGCAGGCTTAACACTAGTCTCCAGCAGGGATACTTTAATAGCAACCGGAGTAGGGGAGAACTTCATTTAAGACATGATAATTGCACCAATCTCTGCTTTGGTTTTGGCTTTAgaagcagctcctgggagccatctTCAATACATGTGAAAAAACAGAGCAGATGACAATTGCTATTCACATTGCTGAAGTTAGATTTGAAAGAATTTATCTTAACATTGAATTTGTCTTAGTGTACAAATCCTTGTTTCCCAGCATCAGAGTAATTCCTCTGTCCCTCCCATGAAGCATGTCTCACCTGTCTCTGGAGGACCTTATCTGTCCCGTTTTCATCTTATGTCAGTAGGAGCTGCTGTCCCCACTCACTTTCCCTTTGAAGTTCTATTTAGATCCATGATAAATTCTAAGACTTAGAAGTCGGTCCCTGTTTGGAAGGGAGGAAATGCAGTAGTTGTTTTTGGACATACCAGAGACATTTTACTGCCGGCTCTTGTGCATCTCTTTCTGGGCATGTTCTCCAATGAACACTCTTCTTTGCACCTCAAGGCAGCAAACTAGCTCCTTTGGAGGGCGGTGGTGCCCTGGCTAGTGGGTGTGGCCTGTCACCTAGATGTGCAGTCACTGTACAAGAGGGTGAGGGATTGGCTATTTCTGGGTGTGGTTGGAGAAAAGGTCTGTGATAggttggatcacagaaatccccttggggTTGTCTCCTGGTCTgctgctcaagccactgagcctGCCTTCCTGCCTTCTAAGGCTTCTCACCATCCTGGCCTGCTGGGCTCAGCCAAGGCACAAAGTTAGGGTTACCTCTCCCCTGCAGAACAACACtgacactgaaccagttcagctccaTGAGGGCTCATCTGTAAGGCCCATTAACAATACCCAGGAAAGTAAAACCCAAAAgagatcaaaaccccaaataaatcctcCTCATCctatgtaaaagttttacacagagaaagtgcATAGGGAGGTCTGcccactttatcaatgaaagagagatattcacagtggttgcttcctctcctcccccgccccccaccctggtaacaattatttacactgggcttgataataaacaaaagtgtttttattaagtataaaaagtaggatttaagtgattgcacgTGAAAACAgaccaaagtaagttactaagttaaaataaacaaaatatgctCATtataatatactaagaaactcgttacatgcaaattcttaccctaaacagttcTTTTTATCTCAAGTAAAATgcttcaagtcagagttgatctttactctggcTTGGGTCTACAGCGGCTTTTTTTTCcagagttctttgttttcaggtttcttcatgtgtatcATCTTAAGGCGGGtgaggcagtttcaaaggccagctgaataCAAAGACCTGATTTCTTTCCATTCCTTAAACAGAGTTTCCCCCAGGGCGGGAACCCTTTGTTAAGTCTTCCCAGCCCCCTGGAAAAGtaccaggttcaaaatggattccagcaccggatggcatggtcacatgtctttctaggccCTTTTATGGTTTGGGCTTACACGAcaaacaaaaccattcacaggttgttggtttgagtactgagccattaagttcctaaGTATCCGTAATGGCCCTTATTAGCACTTCAAGAATTACAACCAGATcaattcatatttctaatttcacaaacaagaatgatacatgcacaacaAAAGGATATTCAGATTGTGCAGATTGTAACTTTAAGCTTGATGTGTTACGAGACtggttttgcataaagcatctctgagttatgtatattcatattcataagacAATTTTTATAAAGCACGAGGGGCTATGACAgggtctttttcttttttcaagttaGATAGTTGATTGTTTTTCCAGGGAAAGGTGGAAGGGACTAGAAGAGTGGGCAAAAATATGTATCCTAGCACTGACCATGCATCTGGCACACTGAATCTCAGGACCCAAGTTTTATCCTTGGTTCCTGCCACAATAATTTTGCTCAGCAATGGTCAACCAAGATTAGTGAGTGAGCCACATGAGTGGCTCTCCATCTCAGTGGAACATACATGGCCCGCACaccttctctctgccccccttTTGTGCACTGGGGCACTGAAGCTCTGCACTTACCTGTTCCTCCCCCTCTCAGTACGTTCAGAGCACCACAAATCCGCTGATTCGCACTccatcccttctcttcccccttcctcctagaACTTGAACAGGCACgaacagctgattcacagtgttcaagctctgggaaggcagAGGGAGGGACATGGAGTCAATAGATTTGtgatgctccaaaagtgctgaaagggaaggggagttggatgtgtggggctccagtgcccctgtGTAAGAGAGGTACGTAAAGGAGAGGGTAGACAGAAAATCTGGgggccacaggttggccaccactGATTTAACTGCTTGGGCCCATCTCTAATGTTATATATAGGGCCCTAATAAAATcacggtccattttggtcaatttcataggattttaaaaattgtaaatgtaaAGATTTCAGCTGTTTAGATCTGAACATACATGGTGGTGTAACCGTAAGGGTCCTGATTCAAAGGCAGGTTGTGGGGAAGGTCTCAAGATTATTGTAGCTGGGTCATAGTATTGCCATCCTTGCTTCTGCCTCACAGCAGTGCTAACTTTAGAGCTGGGTGGCAGGCGAACAGTGGCTGCTGACCAAGAGCTTAGTGCTGAAGGcagacccagcagcagcagcagcaccaaaaGAAGGGTTGCAAGTATGGCATTGCcgctcttacttctgtgctgttgcctgcagagcagggccctcagtcagcaaatgccactctccaaatgcccagctctgaaggcagccgcAGAGAAGTACGGTGGCAATGCCATATCATGACATCggtacttctgcgctgctgctgctggtggtgttgccttcagagctaggttcTCAACTAGCAGCAGCTACTCTGGCTGTCCAGCTCTGAACTCAGTgctgaagtaagggtggcaatactgtaaATCATGTCCCCCTGTATGATAACCTTGTAACTCCACCAACTTCCCATTTTGGGTCAGTTTGGGAAATGTTGATCTCCCCCATGAAATATGTAGagtatagggtaaa of Pelodiscus sinensis isolate JC-2024 chromosome 3, ASM4963464v1, whole genome shotgun sequence contains these proteins:
- the VGLL2 gene encoding transcription cofactor vestigial-like protein 2 isoform X1, coding for MIQSPGAQLSLAMSCLDVMYQVYGPPQPYFAAAYSPYHQKLAFYSKMQEAPESASSASTSSSSFSSHAPASIKEEDCSPEKERPPEAEYINSRCVLFTYFQGDISSVVDEHFSRALSQPSSYSPSSASAKTPRSTGSWRDGSFPMSQRSFPASFWNSAYQPSSVPASLSSSLGSPLAAAAHSELPFAAADPYSPAALHGHLHQGGPEPWHHPHPHPYLGAQGSAYPRPAAMHEVYGAHFDPRYSSLLVPAASVRPHRLPPASAPTPGSPPCELGKSEPPSAAWAAPGPFPSPAGDMAQGLGLNVDAGLQPQDKSKDLYWF
- the VGLL2 gene encoding transcription cofactor vestigial-like protein 2 isoform X2, translating into MIQSPGAQLSLAMSCLDVMYQVYGPPQPYFAAAYSPYHQKLAFYSKMQEAPESASSASTSSSSFSSHAPASIKEEDCSPEKERPPEAEYINSRCVLFTYFQGDISSVVDEHFSRALSQPSSYSPSSASAKTPRSTGSWRDGSFPMSQRSFPASFWNSAYQPSSVPASLSSSLGSPLAAAAHSELPFAAADPYSPAALHGHLHQGGPEPWHHPHPHPYLGAQGSAYPRPAAMHEVYGAHFDPRYSSLLVPAASVRPHRLPPASAPTPGSPPCELGKSEPPSAAWAAPGPFPSPAGDMAQGLGLNVDAARRYSFCGGSLLS